A region of Paenibacillus sp. JNUCC-31 DNA encodes the following proteins:
- the bshB1 gene encoding bacillithiol biosynthesis deacetylase BshB1: MSLDILIFGAHADDAEIGMAGTIAKHTAAGLKVGVCDLTRAEMSSNGTVERRAEEAEQASRVLGLSCRSNLGLPDRGLHVTPEHIQAVTSEIRRHAPRIVFAPYWEDRHPDHVMCSKLVQEAVFNAKLRNYMPDMPAVQVKELYFYFINDIGPTDLIVDITEYYEQKEHSLLSYRSQFERGEGAVSTPLNQGYIERVRARDSLLGQRSFIPYAEGFASITPYVVNQFGLAAK, translated from the coding sequence ATGAGTTTGGACATTCTCATATTTGGTGCACATGCGGATGATGCAGAGATTGGAATGGCAGGAACGATTGCCAAACATACTGCTGCAGGACTGAAAGTTGGCGTGTGTGATCTGACCCGGGCAGAGATGTCATCGAACGGGACAGTAGAGCGCAGAGCCGAGGAAGCGGAGCAAGCCTCCCGCGTCCTCGGTCTTTCGTGTCGAAGCAATCTGGGTTTGCCTGACAGGGGACTGCATGTTACCCCTGAACACATTCAGGCAGTAACTTCCGAGATACGCCGTCATGCACCCCGAATCGTGTTTGCTCCCTATTGGGAGGATCGCCATCCGGACCATGTGATGTGCAGCAAGCTTGTACAGGAGGCGGTATTCAACGCCAAGCTTAGAAATTATATGCCGGACATGCCCGCTGTTCAGGTGAAAGAATTGTATTTTTACTTCATCAACGATATCGGGCCAACGGATTTGATTGTGGATATTACGGAATACTACGAGCAAAAGGAACATTCGTTGCTCAGTTATCGTTCCCAATTTGAAAGGGGAGAAGGGGCAGTTTCCACTCCGCTCAATCAAGGATATATTGAACGTGTGAGAGCCCGGGATTCCTTGCTAGGGCAACGAAGCTTTATTCCTTATGCGGAAGGGTTCGCAAGTATCACGCCTTATGTGGTTAATCAGTTTGGCCTAGCAGCCAAGTAA
- the mgsA gene encoding methylglyoxal synthase produces MLKIAFIAHDRKKEEMVNFVTAYEPVFTDHQLYSTGTTGLRIMEGTSLQIHRFESGPLGGDQQIGALVAQNEMDLIIFLRDPLMAQPHEPDINALLRLCDVQGIPLATNIATAEILVKALDRGDFGWRELVHKYKPEGGLNSGDAQ; encoded by the coding sequence ATGTTGAAAATCGCATTTATTGCCCATGATCGCAAAAAGGAAGAGATGGTTAACTTCGTGACAGCTTACGAACCTGTATTTACAGACCATCAACTATACTCTACCGGCACAACCGGCCTGCGTATTATGGAAGGAACCTCATTACAGATACACCGTTTTGAATCCGGACCGCTAGGCGGGGATCAACAGATCGGAGCTTTGGTTGCACAAAATGAGATGGATCTGATTATATTCCTGCGTGATCCACTGATGGCACAACCTCACGAACCAGATATTAACGCTTTGCTGCGTCTCTGCGATGTGCAGGGTATTCCACTTGCCACCAACATCGCAACTGCTGAGATTCTCGTTAAAGCGCTGGATCGCGGCGATTTTGGCTGGAGAGAGCTTGTACATAAATACAAGCCAGAGGGCGGATTAAATTCGGGTGATGCTCAATGA
- a CDS encoding nucleotide pyrophosphohydrolase: MEKSIAEMQREVDLYISQFKEGYFSPLAMLARMSEEVGELAREVNHEFGEKPKKSSEAENSIELELGDILFITICFANSLGIDLAEAHDKVMHKFNTRDANRWTPKNTD, translated from the coding sequence ATGGAGAAAAGCATTGCAGAAATGCAGCGTGAGGTTGATCTATATATTTCCCAGTTCAAAGAAGGATATTTCAGTCCGCTGGCCATGCTGGCTCGAATGTCCGAAGAGGTGGGAGAACTTGCGAGGGAAGTCAATCATGAGTTCGGCGAAAAACCGAAAAAATCTTCCGAAGCAGAAAATTCCATTGAGCTTGAGCTCGGGGACATTTTATTTATCACGATTTGTTTTGCGAACTCTCTAGGGATTGATCTGGCAGAGGCACATGACAAAGTCATGCATAAATTTAACACACGCGATGCAAATCGGTGGACTCCAAAAAACACCGATTAG
- a CDS encoding tetratricopeptide repeat protein, translating to MMKPEEYMQQAYRCILQNDFEQAIRWFESAINAHPEHAELYYRCSITHARSQHLSQALEYARKAVELSQGIEEYVLHLQTLEAKQLSTQAKVLLEQAGDGTHERYVQAADLLRRAVKLDPLYVEAHIMLALAYSDLNEFDLATRSVRDALLLDPQNVQLHQLLQEIKQRMKSIQ from the coding sequence ATGATGAAACCGGAAGAGTATATGCAGCAAGCATACCGCTGTATTTTGCAAAATGATTTTGAGCAGGCCATTCGTTGGTTTGAATCCGCCATCAATGCTCACCCGGAACATGCGGAACTCTATTATCGTTGTTCCATTACGCATGCCCGCAGTCAGCATCTGAGTCAAGCGCTTGAATACGCGCGTAAGGCAGTTGAGCTGTCTCAGGGCATAGAGGAGTATGTATTGCATTTACAGACCCTGGAAGCCAAACAGCTCAGCACTCAGGCTAAGGTACTGCTTGAACAGGCAGGGGACGGAACGCATGAAAGATATGTTCAGGCGGCCGATTTGCTGAGACGGGCGGTTAAACTTGACCCGTTATATGTTGAAGCCCATATCATGCTTGCTCTTGCATACAGTGATCTGAATGAGTTCGACCTTGCAACCAGGTCCGTTCGTGATGCACTGTTATTGGACCCGCAGAATGTGCAACTGCATCAATTGTTACAGGAAATTAAGCAGCGTATGAAGTCTATACAATAA
- the dapB gene encoding 4-hydroxy-tetrahydrodipicolinate reductase produces MSEVIRVAVIGAAGRMGREVVKLVLQDPELELAAAVNRSGVGTDAGTLVGLPECGVLLTDDIEMAFAETKPQVMVDFTVPQYAFAHTEIAIRHGVRPVMGVTGFTPDQIEQLDKQCQEKGIGGLIAPNFSIGAILMMRFAAQAAKHMPNVEIIEYHGDQKLDAPSGTAIKTAELIAANREEFRQGNPNEEETIEGSRGGYYNGFRIHSVRLPGVFAQQEVVFGDFGQSLKIRHDSYERAGYMPGVKIGVQKVMEYTGLIYGFDHFID; encoded by the coding sequence ATGAGTGAAGTAATACGAGTTGCCGTGATTGGAGCGGCTGGCCGGATGGGCCGTGAAGTCGTGAAATTGGTGCTTCAAGATCCTGAACTGGAACTCGCAGCAGCGGTCAACCGCTCCGGGGTAGGCACGGATGCCGGAACACTTGTCGGTCTGCCTGAATGTGGGGTGCTTTTGACCGACGATATCGAGATGGCCTTTGCAGAGACAAAACCACAGGTTATGGTGGATTTCACTGTCCCCCAATATGCCTTTGCCCATACAGAGATTGCAATCCGTCATGGGGTCAGACCTGTTATGGGTGTTACCGGCTTTACGCCGGATCAGATTGAACAGCTGGACAAGCAGTGTCAGGAGAAAGGCATTGGAGGGTTAATTGCCCCGAACTTCTCAATCGGTGCCATTTTGATGATGAGGTTTGCCGCACAGGCTGCCAAACATATGCCGAATGTCGAGATCATCGAATACCACGGCGATCAAAAGCTGGACGCTCCTTCAGGCACAGCCATCAAAACAGCCGAGCTAATTGCAGCAAACCGTGAGGAATTTCGTCAAGGTAATCCGAATGAAGAAGAGACGATCGAAGGATCGCGTGGCGGATATTATAATGGATTCCGAATTCACAGTGTACGGTTGCCGGGTGTATTCGCCCAGCAGGAAGTGGTATTTGGAGATTTTGGCCAATCCCTCAAAATTCGCCATGACTCCTATGAACGGGCAGGTTACATGCCTGGTGTTAAAATTGGAGTACAAAAGGTTATGGAATATACAGGACTCATTTACGGATTTGATCACTTTATCGACTAA